From one Lolium rigidum isolate FL_2022 chromosome 4, APGP_CSIRO_Lrig_0.1, whole genome shotgun sequence genomic stretch:
- the LOC124649986 gene encoding probable glutathione S-transferase GSTU6 — protein sequence MGGQGDVTVLGTVVSPFALRVRMALYLKGVGLRVPGANVFDKGELLVASNPVHKKVPVLIHGGKPVRESVAIVRYVDEFRSGAGFASILPADPYDRAVARFWAAYVDDKLVAAVLGILRAATEEERDEKVEAAHAVVAPMEEAFATCSKGKAFFSGGDSVGYLDLALGCHLFGLKRFGRCSA from the coding sequence atggGCGGTCAAGGAGATGTCACGGTGTTGGGCACAGTGGTGAGCCCGTTCGCGCTCCGCGTACGCATGGCGCTGTACCTCAAGGGCGTCGGCCTACGAGTACCTGGAGCGAACGTGTTCGACAAGGGCGAGCTCCTCGTGGCGTCCAACCCGGTGCACAAGAAGGTCCCCGTGCTCATCCACGGCGGCAAGCCCGTCCGCGAGTCGGTCGCCATCGTGCGGTACGTCGATGAGTTCCGGAGCGGCGCCGGGTTCGCCTCGATCCTCCCCGCCGACCCCTACGACCGCGCCGTCGCTCGCTTCTGGgcagcctacgtcgacgacaagcTGGTCGCTGCGGTGTTAGGCATCTTGCGCGCGGCGACGGAGGAGGAGAGAGATGAGAAGGTCGAGGCCGCGCACGCGGTGGTCGCGCCCATGGAGGAGGCCTTCGCCACGTGCTCGAAGggtaaggctttcttctccggcgGCGACTCCGTCGGGTACCTCGACCTCGCGCTCGGGTGCCACCTGTTCGGCTTGAAACGCTTCGGTCGATGTTCGGCGTGA
- the LOC124647871 gene encoding protein NRT1/ PTR FAMILY 3.1-like → MPFILANEVCDRFATAGFNANMITYLTQQLHLPLVEASNLLTNFMGTAAFTPVFGAIVADSYAGRYWTIACGGVLYQLGMLGLVLSALIPSLRPATCSNTATTTGSTATSCQRANGGQLAVLYVSLLFTALGSGGIRPCVVAFGADQFGVGGRRPGGEQKWSFFNFYFFTMGLAVLLALTVVVYIQENVGWGWGFGIPAIAMFVSVLSFVVGYPLYVRVKPGGSPFVRLVHVIVAAIRKRKETVPEDAAMLYQNKELDAPIAADGRLLHTNQLRFLDRAAIVTTTDAIDSGAEPNPWRLSTVHRVEELKSIVRMLPLWAASITLIAAASHNFTFAIQQSRTMERRLSPRFEIPPASMIIFTTLTMLVSLSLYDRVFVPVARRYTGRQSGISYFQRMGAGLAVSVLGVLAGALVERKRRAVAAEHGLLDSPGATVPISVFWLVPQYALHGVSDALSTVAHMEFLYDQSPESMRSSAAALFWVAGSLGNYLGTVLVTVVQSASGGEWLQDNINRGRLDYYYWLVTFLMLLNLVYYIVCFHFYTLKSFEVDAADEPQRQQDGGEDRSVERQNELCGGQIGA, encoded by the exons ATGCCCTTCATACTAG CGAACGAGGTATGCGATCGGTTCGCCACGGCCGGCTTCAACGCCAACATGATCACCTACCTGACGCAGCAGCTGCACCTGCCGCTGGTGGAGGCCTCCAACCTGCTCACCAACTTCATGGGGACGGCGGCCTTCACCCCGGTCTTCGGCGCCATCGTCGCCGACTCCTACGCCGGCCGCTACTGGACCATCGCATGCGGCGGCGTGCTGTACCAGCTCGGCATGCTCGGCCTCGTACTCTCCGCGCTCATCCCTTCCCTCCGCCCCGCCACGTGCAGCAATACCGCTACCACTACCGGGTCGACGGCGACTTCGTGCCAGCGCGCGAACGGTGGGCAGCTAGCCGTGCTCTACGTGTCGCTGCTCTTCACCGCGCTTGGCTCAGGCGGTATCCGGCCGTGCGTGGTGGCGTTCGGCGCGGACCAGTTCGGCGTGGGTGGGAGGCGCCCTGGTGGCGAGCAGAAGTGGAGCTTCTTCAACTTCTACTTCTTCACCATGGGGCTCGCCGTGCTGTTGGCGTTGACGGTTGTGGTCTACATCCAGGAGAACGTCGGCTGGGGCTGGGGGTTCGGGATCCCGGCCATCGCCATGTTCGTCTCCGTGTTGTCGTTCGTGGTCGGGTACCCTCTCTACGTCAGGGTCAAGCCCGGCGGAAGCCCCTTCGTGAGGTTGGTCCACGTCATCGTCGCGGCGATcaggaagaggaaggagacaGTGCCGGAGGACGCCGCCATGCTGTACCAGAACAAGGAGCTGGACGCTCCCATCGCCGCCGACGGGAGGCTGCTCCACACCAACCAGCTCAG GTTCTTGGATCGAGCGGCAATAGTGACAACGACCGATGCCATTGACTCCGGCGCCGAGCCCAACCCATGGCGGCTGTCGACGGTGCACCGCGTCGAGGAGCTCAAGTCCATCGTCCGCATGCTGCCGCTCTGGGCGGCCAGCATCACCCTCATCGCCGCCGCCTCGCACAACTTCACCTTCGCCATCCAGCAGTCGCGCACCATGGAACGCCGCCTCTCGCCGCGGTTCGAGATCCCGCCCGCCAGCATGATCATCTTCACCACGCTCACAATGCTCGTCAGCCTCTCCCTCTACGACCGCGTCTTCGTCCCCGTCGCGCGCCGCTACACCGGCCGGCAGTCGGGGATCTCCTACTTCCAGCGCATGGGGGCCGGGCTGGCCGTCTCCGTCCTCGGCGTCCTCGCGGGGGCGCTCGTGGAACGCAAGCGGCGAGCGGTTGCTGCGGAGCACGGGCTCTTGGACAGCCCCGGTGCCACCGTGCCGATCAGCGTGTTCTGGCTGGTGCCGCAGTACGCGCTCCACGGGGTCAGCGACGCGCTGTCCACCGTGGCGCACATGGAGTTCCTCTACGACCAGTCGCCGGAGAGCATGCGCAGCTCGGCGGCAGCGCTGTTCTGGGTCGCCGGCTCGCTCGGGAACTACCTGGGCACCGTGCTCGTCACCGTGGTGCAGAGCGCCAGCGGAGGAGAATGGCTGCAGGACAACATCAACAGGGGAAGGCTGGACTACTACTACTGGCTCGTCACCTTCCTCATGCTGCTCAACCTTGTGTACTACATCGTTTGCTTCCATTTTTACACCCTCAAGTCGTTCGAGGTGGACGCCGCAGACGAGCCGCAGCGCCAACAAGATGGCGGTGAGGACCGAAGTGTAGAGCGGCAGAATGAGCTGTGCGGTGGGCAGATTGGAGCTTAA
- the LOC124706519 gene encoding single myb histone 2-like: MGAPKQRWTSEEEAALKAGVAKHGPGKWRTILRDPDFSAVLRLRSNVDLKDKWRNLSVTAGGYGSREKARMALKQGKRVPKVVTEPMDVDTSNLDNAPTAVIDAKPLAMVVEPKQLECSPGKSVARLDDLILEAIKKLKESSGSNKATIATYIEEQYWPPTDFQRLLSSKLKALVATGKLMKVNQKYRIAPSSGSLGGRSTKVHSTGDNRQNISIKQLTKPQVDAELDMMTRMTKEEAAVFAAKAVAEAEVANAEAEEAARVAEAAEVEAEAAKVFLDAVMLTVQNKKAASAILQAC; the protein is encoded by the exons ATGGGTGCGCCCAAGCAGAGGTGGACGTCAGAGGAGGAGGCCGCGCTCAAGGCCGGCGTCGCCAAGCACGGCCCGGGCAAGTGGCGGACCATCCTCCGCGACCCGGACTTCAGCGCCGTCCTGCGCCTCCGATCCAATGTTGACCTCAAG GACAAGTGGCGTAACTTGAGTGTCACAGCTGGAGGATATGGCTCAAGAGAGAAGGCAAGAATGGCATTGAAGCAAGGCAAGCGTGTGCCTAAGGTTGTCACCGAACCAATGGATGTCGATACAAGTAATCTGGACAATGCCCCCACTGCAGTGATCGATGCCAAACCACTGGCAATGGTTGTTGAACCCAAGCAGCTTGAGTGCAGTCCAGGGAAGTCAGTTGCTAG GCTTGATGACCTCATATTAGAAGCTATAAAGAAGCTTAAGGAGTCTTCTGGATCTAATAAAGCAACCATCGCTACATACATTGAG GAGCAATACTGGCCACCTACTGATTTTCAAAGGTTACTATCTTCAAAATTGAAGGCATTGGTTGCTACTGGAAAATTGATGAAG GTCAACCAAAAATACAGAATTGCACCGAGTTCAGGATCGTTAGGTGGAAGGAGTACCAAAGTGCATTCCACTGGAGACAACAGGCAAAATATTAGTATTAAACAACTAACTAAGCCTCAAGTGGATGCTGAACTGGATATGATGACACGCATGACTAAGGAAGAAGCAGCAGTATTTGCTGCCAAGGCAGTGGCCGAGGCAGAAGTGGCCAATGCAGAGGCTGAAGAGGCAGCAAGGGTTGCAGAAGCTGCAGAAGTTGAGGCTGAAGCTGCAAAGGTTTTTCTTGATGCTGTCATGTTGACTGTGCAAAACAAAAAGGCTGCCTCTGCG ATTCTTCAAGCTTGCTGA